One region of Mucilaginibacter sp. 14171R-50 genomic DNA includes:
- a CDS encoding DUF4350 domain-containing protein, with the protein MKRSFFGVIISLYLVTGTVMAQTVTLDYFFNHETHQTKGGQTERFHYLWEDTANSGFSVWGDIFRSKGATLSRLDTAPTAANLKGTSVYIIVDPDSRKENPNPNYIQQADADNIARWVKAGGVLIMMANDSANVELNHFNLLAGKFGMHFNNDMQSHVIDDAHFEDGAVLINNNPVFKTSKKAFIKDACSIGLSGRAKPLLKAANGTAIAAITKYGKGTVIAIGDPWLYNEYVNGRLPAGFDNDKAAADLAVYVLSQCKLHPNRNMVN; encoded by the coding sequence ATGAAACGCAGTTTTTTTGGTGTTATAATATCCTTGTATTTAGTTACCGGCACGGTAATGGCACAAACCGTTACCCTTGATTATTTTTTTAACCACGAAACACATCAAACAAAGGGCGGCCAAACCGAGCGGTTTCATTACTTATGGGAGGATACCGCCAATTCAGGGTTCTCGGTATGGGGCGATATCTTCAGATCAAAGGGGGCAACTTTAAGCAGACTGGATACGGCGCCAACGGCAGCAAATTTAAAGGGCACATCGGTATATATTATTGTTGACCCCGATAGCCGGAAAGAGAACCCGAACCCCAACTACATACAGCAGGCCGATGCCGATAATATTGCCCGGTGGGTAAAGGCCGGCGGTGTGCTTATCATGATGGCCAACGATAGCGCCAATGTGGAGTTAAACCATTTTAACCTGCTTGCCGGCAAGTTTGGCATGCACTTTAACAACGACATGCAAAGCCATGTAATTGATGATGCCCATTTTGAAGATGGCGCGGTTTTGATAAACAACAACCCCGTTTTTAAAACATCAAAAAAGGCTTTTATAAAAGATGCATGCAGCATAGGTTTATCCGGCCGGGCGAAGCCGCTTTTAAAAGCTGCGAACGGTACCGCGATAGCAGCCATAACTAAATATGGCAAAGGCACTGTTATAGCCATAGGCGACCCCTGGCTGTATAACGAATATGTTAACGGCCGTTTGCCCGCCGGTTTCGATAATGATAAAGCAGCGGCAGACCTTGCGGTTTACGTACTATCTCAGTGTAAACTGCACCCGAACCGAAACATGGTTAATTAA
- a CDS encoding LacI family DNA-binding transcriptional regulator, producing MNFNSITIKDIATALNLSVSTVSKALRDSYEISENTKKLVTEYAEQHNYRPNPIAQSLKQGHSKSIGIVVSTIENQFFSQVINGIESVAYEAGFNVIITQTHESFDLEVKNVDHLTHRSIDGLLISLSTETKDFEHLHKLHRQGLPIVFFDRITDEIDTHKVIADNFKGGYDATRHLLDSGYKRIAHITSPPNISITKERFAGYSKALEEAGITMGDEYIKHCPHGGRDVGEIENALNELLSLKEKPDAIFTTSDRITTTTLLLLNKLQIKIPQEIALIGYTNTTLADALNPSLSSVYQPGFEMGQKATQMLLSLILSKRPVHEFETIVLPTQLVTRHSTARKTS from the coding sequence ATGAATTTTAACAGTATTACAATTAAGGATATAGCTACGGCGCTTAACCTCTCGGTTTCTACCGTATCAAAGGCGTTAAGGGATAGCTACGAGATCAGCGAGAATACAAAAAAGCTTGTAACTGAGTATGCCGAGCAGCACAACTACCGGCCAAACCCCATTGCCCAAAGCTTAAAACAGGGGCATAGCAAATCAATCGGTATCGTAGTTTCGACAATCGAAAACCAGTTTTTCTCGCAGGTGATCAACGGCATCGAATCCGTAGCTTACGAGGCAGGCTTCAATGTGATCATTACCCAAACCCACGAATCGTTCGACCTGGAAGTAAAAAACGTTGACCACCTTACACACCGGTCTATTGATGGACTGTTGATATCATTATCTACCGAGACCAAAGACTTTGAACACCTGCACAAGCTGCACCGCCAGGGCTTGCCTATTGTTTTTTTTGACCGCATAACCGACGAGATAGACACCCATAAAGTAATTGCCGATAATTTTAAAGGAGGGTATGACGCCACCCGCCACCTGCTGGATTCAGGCTATAAACGGATAGCGCATATTACCAGCCCGCCAAATATTTCTATCACCAAAGAACGTTTTGCCGGGTACAGTAAAGCGCTTGAGGAGGCAGGCATAACTATGGGCGATGAATACATTAAACACTGCCCGCATGGGGGGCGCGATGTGGGCGAAATTGAGAACGCGCTGAACGAACTGCTATCGCTGAAAGAAAAACCCGACGCGATCTTCACCACATCCGACAGGATAACCACCACCACTTTGCTGCTGCTGAATAAACTGCAAATAAAGATCCCGCAGGAGATTGCCCTGATAGGCTACACCAATACCACCCTGGCCGACGCGCTGAACCCCTCGCTTAGCTCGGTTTATCAGCCGGGTTTTGAAATGGGGCAAAAGGCCACCCAAATGCTGTTAAGCCTTATTTTATCAAAACGCCCTGTACACGAGTTTGAAACTATTGTATTGCCTACCCAACTGGTTACCCGCCATTCAACCGCGCGCAAAACATCATAG
- a CDS encoding MFS transporter produces the protein MTDTKKTNYRWIVVILLFFATTINYLDRQVIGLLKPKLEEEFNWTEEDYSHIVMAFQAAYAIGLLAFGGFIDKLGTKLGYTISLIFWSVAAMLHAIVKTTLGFGAVRAALGLGESGNFPAAIKVVAEWFPKKERALATGIFNSGANIGAVAAPIMVPWILGIYGWQMAFIITGAIGFLWLIFWWIFYEVPSKHKKINSAEFEHIHSDVDEPAAEDGPQEKIKWVRLFGIRQTWAFVAGKFLTDPIWYFFLFWLPSYFASTFKLDLTKPSLPLVLVYTATTIGSIGGGYLSSRFIKSGMPIFRARKTAMFIFALCVVPIFAARYAANIWQAVGLISLAAAAHQAWSANIFTSASDMFPKRAVSSVVGIGGMAGAVGGIAFPFFIGWILDSAKASGNITAGYNIIFTMCACAYLLAWFIMHLLTPRMKVVKL, from the coding sequence CGGCTTATTGAAACCAAAGCTTGAAGAAGAATTTAACTGGACAGAAGAAGATTACAGCCACATAGTTATGGCTTTTCAGGCGGCTTATGCTATTGGCTTACTGGCCTTTGGCGGCTTTATCGATAAGCTGGGCACCAAACTGGGGTACACCATATCGCTCATTTTTTGGAGCGTGGCGGCCATGCTGCACGCCATTGTAAAAACAACTTTAGGTTTTGGCGCGGTAAGGGCGGCGTTGGGCCTTGGCGAGTCGGGTAACTTCCCGGCGGCCATTAAGGTTGTTGCCGAGTGGTTCCCCAAAAAGGAGCGTGCCCTGGCAACGGGGATATTTAATTCGGGCGCGAACATAGGCGCGGTAGCGGCACCCATAATGGTTCCCTGGATACTGGGTATTTACGGCTGGCAGATGGCCTTTATCATAACCGGCGCCATCGGTTTTTTATGGCTGATATTCTGGTGGATATTTTACGAGGTTCCGTCAAAGCATAAAAAGATTAACAGTGCCGAGTTTGAGCACATACACAGTGATGTTGACGAACCAGCCGCGGAAGACGGCCCGCAGGAAAAGATAAAATGGGTGCGGCTGTTCGGCATCAGGCAAACATGGGCGTTTGTGGCGGGCAAGTTCCTCACCGATCCCATCTGGTACTTCTTCCTGTTTTGGCTGCCATCGTACTTTGCAAGCACCTTCAAGCTTGACCTTACCAAACCAAGCCTGCCCCTTGTATTGGTTTATACCGCTACAACTATCGGCAGCATAGGCGGGGGATATTTATCGTCGCGGTTCATTAAAAGCGGTATGCCCATATTCAGGGCGCGTAAAACTGCTATGTTCATTTTCGCGTTGTGCGTAGTGCCCATATTTGCGGCAAGGTATGCGGCCAATATCTGGCAGGCTGTGGGGTTAATAAGTCTGGCAGCAGCGGCCCACCAGGCCTGGAGTGCCAATATCTTTACCTCAGCATCAGATATGTTCCCTAAACGGGCGGTAAGCTCGGTTGTGGGTATAGGGGGTATGGCGGGGGCCGTAGGCGGTATAGCGTTCCCGTTCTTTATCGGCTGGATATTAGATTCGGCCAAGGCATCGGGTAATATCACCGCGGGTTATAACATTATTTTCACCATGTGCGCCTGCGCTTATTTGCTCGCCTGGTTCATTATGCACCTGTTAACCCCCAGGATGAAGGTGGTGAAACTGTAA